From the genome of candidate division TA06 bacterium:
CTGGCAAGTTTTTCTACTTTGGCTTCGAGCATCCTCCGAACTTCCCCATTAACAAGAATACCGTGTCTAACGGTCACGTCCACATCCATCCTACGATCCCCCTTTCAACCTGATAGTCCATAAAATGAAACTGGCTACACCAACAAACCAACAGTAAAAAGAAAAGTAGGATAATCCGCCCTTCCTCACCAGGGCGAGCAATAACCTAACAGCGGCATATCCCACAACGAAGGCGCAGACCATGCCTACGAGATAATGGGACAGGGACTCCAATCCAACCTCTGACATTCTGAAGAAGTCGTAGACACTGATGATAAGAATTGCAGGAACGGCAAGGAGGAAAGCGAAGTCGGCCGCCTCTGACTTGTTCATTCCCCTGAAAATACCTGTACTTATCGTCACGCCAGACCTGGAAATCCCTGGAAGAAGCGCGAATGCCTGCGCAAATCCAACCAAGATGGAGTCGAGAACTCCTATTTTTTGTCTCCTCTCCCTGGAAAAGCGAGTGAGAAAGAGAATGATCCCCGTCACGAGAAACAAAATACTTATTGTGTATACTCTGTCAAACAGATTCTCTATGAGCTCGTGAAAGAAGTAACCGAAGAATAAAGCTGGCACCGTTCCAATTGCAAGATACCCAATAAAAAGTAGATTGCCAGCGTCACCCGGACGCCTCTTCCCTACTACTGCTCTGGCTGAGGATGCCAGCAGCGCGCTG
Proteins encoded in this window:
- a CDS encoding undecaprenyl-diphosphate phosphatase; translation: MVRAIILGLIQGLTEFLPVSSSGHLALAQKLMGGRPPDIHMEIFLHFGTLLALVGVYYRKLSALLASSARAVVGKRRPGDAGNLLFIGYLAIGTVPALFFGYFFHELIENLFDRVYTISILFLVTGIILFLTRFSRERRQKIGVLDSILVGFAQAFALLPGISRSGVTISTGIFRGMNKSEAADFAFLLAVPAILIISVYDFFRMSEVGLESLSHYLVGMVCAFVVGYAAVRLLLALVRKGGLSYFSFYCWFVGVASFILWTIRLKGGS